Proteins from a genomic interval of Diceros bicornis minor isolate mBicDic1 chromosome 34, mDicBic1.mat.cur, whole genome shotgun sequence:
- the LOC131396908 gene encoding carcinoembryonic antigen-related cell adhesion molecule 6-like, whose product MEPSSAPAHRGHSPWQGLLLAVSLLTFRNPPSTAQLTIESVPSNAAERKDVLLLVSSLPGNLFGFGWYKGEGVDSKQQIASYLINTQLTTQGPAYSSREIIYSNGSLLFQNVTQEDTGFYTLQIIKTTLLTEEGTGQLRVYPELTKPNITCNNPSPVEHEDRVVLTCEPETQDTTYLWLINNQSLLDSTWLELSPDNRTLTLFRVTRNDTGPYECETRNPVSARRSDPFYLNVLYGPDAPTISPSHSYYRAGANLSLSCHAASKPPAQYSWLINGRPQQSTQELFIPNITSSDSGSYTCLAHNSVTGLNRTTVKTITVSEPVAQPSIQASKTTVTEHEDTVVLTCLTNDTGISILWFFNNQILHITERMKLSQDNSTLTIDSVRMEDAGNYQCEVSNPVSSSKSDLLRLYVKYSVAQPSIQASNTTVTENKDAVVLTCLTNDTGISIQWFFNNQSLRLTERMKLSQDNSTLTIDPVRREDAGDYQCEVSNPVSSSRSDLLRLDVKYDPTPPNSAGLSAGAIDSIMVGVLAGAALIAPVSFLYI is encoded by the exons ATGGAGCCCTCCTCAGCCCCTGCCCACAGAGGGCACAGCCCCTGGCAGGGGCTTTTGCTGGCAG TCTCACTCCTAACCTTCAGGAACCCGCCCAGCACTGCCCAACTCACTATTGAATCAGTGCCGTCCAATGCTGCTGAAAGGAAGGACGTTCTTCTCCTTGTCTCCAGTCTGCCTGGGAATCTTTTCGGCTTCGGCTGGTACAAAGGGGAAGGAGTAGATTCAAAGCAACAAATTGCGTCATATTTGATAAACACACAATTAACTACCCAAGGGCCTGCATACAGTAGTCGGGAGATAATATATTCCAATGGATCCCTGCTGTTCCAGAACGTCACCCAGGAGGACACAGGATTCTACACCCTACAAATCATAAAGACAACTTTGCTAACTGAAGAAGGAACTGGACAGCTCCGCGTATACC CGGAGTTAACCAAACCCAACATCACATGCAACAACCCCAGCCCCGTGGAGCATGAGGACCGTGTAGTGTTAACATGTGAACCTGAGACTCAGGACACGACCTACCTGTGGTTGATCAACAATCAGAGCCTCCTGGACAGCACCTGGCTGGAGCTGTCCCCGGACAACAGGACTCTCACTTTATTCCGTGTCACAAGGAATGACACAGGACCCTATGAGTGTGAAACCCGCAACCCAGTGAGTGCCCGTCGCAGTGATCCATTCTACCTCAATGTTCTCT ATGGCCCGGATGCCCCCACCATTTCCCCCTCACACTCCTATTACCGTGCAGGGGCAAACCTTAGCCTCTCCTGCCACGCAGCCTCTAAGCCGCCTGCACAGTATTCCTGGCTTATTAATGGGAGGCCCCAGCAATCCACACAGGAGCTCTTCATCCCCAACATCACTTCGAGTGATAGTGGATCCTATACCTGCCTCGCCCATAACTCTGTCACTGGCCTCAATAGGACGACAGTCAAGACTATCACAGTCTCCG AGCCTGTGGCACAGCCCTCCATCCAAGCCAGCAAGACCACAGTCACAGAACATGAGGACACTGTGGTCCTGACCTGCCTCACAAATGACACTGGGATCTCCATCCTGTGGTTCTTCAATAACCAGATTCTGCACATCACAGAGAGGATGAAGCTGTCCCAGGACAATAGCACCCTCACCATAGACTCCGTCAGGATGGAGGATGCCGGGAATTATCAGTGTGAGGTCTCCAACCCGGTCAGTTCCAGCAAAAGTGACCTCCTCAGGCTGTATGTGAAAT ACTCAGTGGCACAGCCCTCCATCCAAGCCAGCAACACCACAGTCACAGAAAATAAGGACGCTGTGGTCCTGACCTGCCTCACAAATGACACTGGGATCTCCATCCAGTGGTTCTTCAATAACCAGAGTCTACGGCTCACAGAGAGGATGAAGCTGTCCCAGGACAACAGCACCCTCACCATAGACCCCGTCAGAAGAGAGGATGCCGGGGATTATCAGTGTGAGGTCTCCAACCCTGTCAGTTCCAGCAGAAGTGACCTTCTCAGGCTGGATGTGAAAT